One Perca flavescens isolate YP-PL-M2 chromosome 16, PFLA_1.0, whole genome shotgun sequence genomic window, ACCTAGCACTGACtcacaatatatttatatttttgtaacTTCTATTAACCCTACAGTGGTTGTGGCTAGTTATGATAATTTGGTTCCCTCTGGCATTTATTTCACAATATTTCAGTGGCATAGTCCTAAATTTtagccactgtgtgtgtttatagaaTATGAGAGCAAGATTTAGTTTTTAGAACATTAGATTATCCTGGTGAAATATGGAAAGATTTAAAAAACCAAAGATTGCCTTCTTTTATACTGCCATACTGGGGTGCCACAGTTGGAAATTGTCAAATTCTCCAGAGTGGTGTTAAAGTTGTTTCTCAGGATGTCTATTGTAACAGATGAATACCTCATACACATTCATAAGACCTGAATTGTCTTCCCACTCAGGTAAACGGCCAGCTGAGGACATGGAAGAAGAGCAGGCCTTCAAACGTTCTCGCAATGCAGATGAGATGGTGGAGCTGCGTGTGTTGCTTCAGAGCAAAGTAAAGACTCCTCCTCACAGTGGGCCGCAATAGTTGTTGGGCcacactgctgtttttttttccccccactgaTCAAAGCGATAATTATTTCAAATTCTTTCTTCACAGAATGCCGGTGCTGTTATCGGAAAGGGTGGCAAGAACATAAAAGCCCTACGCACAGACGTGAGTAAATTGATAAAATGCGGCTAACATTTCTGCAGCTGAGGGGCAAATTTAGTTGCCTAATAATAAAATTGAAAAGATTTAAACCTACATTCCAATCAATTCAATCCCCGTATTCATTGGATTCCCACAGACACAATTCCAGATTTCTTTCCAGCAGGTTCAAGAATTGACATGCAATATTAGTCATAGATCAATTTTCTATAACGATGAAACcaaagcccctttcacacatgcactgcaacccTGAAATTATTACCCAGACgagctgtatgtgagaacgCATATGACCTTTCCATCATGCTGCTGGTGCAAAATCAGAAAAAACATCCAAGGGTAAAGAAGAAGGGTCATTTACACAAAGACACCAACAAAACTTCTGTGGTTATGGGCTGACGCCGAAATCATCAGACAAATTCAACGAACGGCAAGAGATcggttgtttatgaccaaattacgaACTGGCTATGTGACAATGGTGTAATCCGCGTCATGTCCTACCTCCTGCACGCTCTGCCCAGGCGCCACCCCTCAACCTAAACCAAACAGAGTATTTGCAGTAGGTGAGAACGTGTCTGACACGGACAACctcctgttgtgtgctacatgtgtgaaagggcAACTTTGGACAATGTCCAGACCTAATTTGGTCGACATTGTCCGGAATTCATATGAGAAAACGGCTCAAGTTGGCTCATGTTGACAGAGAAGAATGGGTTTTGGGTTTTGTTTCCAGTCCTTTTGTGAGTTTCAACCTGATTCCCCTCACAGTGCTGAAGCTATGTTTGAGCTTGAACTGACAACAGGTGCCAGAAAGCCTGAGTGGATATAGCCTCAGGGCTGTAAATCTcaagactgttttttttatacttatCTTTGTCAAGGTCACACTTCCTGTTCTTCTTCTCACCCTAGTTTCAAGTCTCTCATTTCACTTTTGGGACGAAGTATAGcttgtattaaattaaaaaatgtattccttCTCCCCCTCTTCCCTTctccttttacttttttgtttttatttttggccACCTTCCTCCGTTGCCCATGTACTGGATCGACATGCCCCTCCTGCGTTGCCCACCTTGACGTTGGCCCAACCTCCGCCCGCCCCTGAACGCCCGCCCACCTGACACTCCCGGTTGGCCCCGCCCGTAAACCGTGCCCCTCCTTAAATGGGCACCTAACTTGACATCTTGTGATTGAATGCCCCCGCCCAATGCCAACCTCCTccaccacaaccaccaccacaaccaccaccaccacctcctcgGCCCATGCAGTACAATGCCAGTGTATCAGTCCCAGACAGCAGTGGCCCAGAGCGGTATGTCCCACCAGTTATTGCCTCACTGCCTGATTAGAACAGTGAAACACATGTCTTTGATAACCTGCCTTCTgtttaattttaacatttttatatacATGACAGTAtactcccccctccctccccctccccctcccccaaatACCCCCTCCTCCACTTGTAAGAGACGTGTATTGTTCCTTTTGATTTTTCTGTCCATTTTAAGCATTCTCCATTGAGTATTTTTCATTACAGTTTATTGTCCATATAGAGAATCACTGACAGCCCACTACCAAGTAGTTAGTATTTAATGGTTAGCAACACTTCCTTGCTGTGATGTTTAATTTTACCCTGAAACGTGTGAAAAGCTGACATCTTTTTCTCGCTCTGTCCTCTGTGGCCCACCTGGCCTGCTTACTTTGGAACTCCACCTCCCTCACCCCCTGTTGTCAGCATCACTGTCCATGATTTCTGAGAGAGCACTGGCTCTTGTCTAAAGGCTTTGTCCCCCACTCTCACTCATTAATGTTGTGTCTTTATTTCGATGTGCTGCATCCCTTCTGTTAAATTTCTCTCAGGCCACATGAGATCAGAGCTGCCTGCCAAACCTTTCAtaaccccccaacccctccACCCCTGCTCCTGTCCTGTACCACAAAGTAGTTGGTAACCACTCGCATTTCCTTCCCCACTTCAACCCCTCTGCTCTGTTACTCTTTTCTACTGCCCCCCTCGTCTCCTCCTCACCTCAGCCCTTAGCCCCCTCCTCCCTACCTCTCCCCTCTTCCCCAAACCCTGATCAAAATGAGAAGGTGTGCTGGTGGCGCAATTGTCATGGCAAGCCTATGTTGAGTTTGTTACGTTCCTTTTCCCCAACTTGCTGGTGGTGGGATGGTAATAGaatatctctctctcaccccctcctcccccaactCTGTGTGGCCAGTCTCACCCAAATTTCAGCCGTCCTGAAGCTGCCCATCCTCCCAAGActtcttattttaaaaaaacaattttaaatttagTGCATGTCAGCTGCTTATTTAATCAATCTAGTGTTGGGGAAAAGTTGTAGTTGTGCGTAGTATGCTGCAGTCTTTAATTTTTTCTTTATAGTTTGAAACCTTCTGTAAGTTTGTCTGTTACTGTTTGCTGGACTGCTTCTCAGATATTTTTTATATCCGGTTTTACCTTGTGTTCTACTTTTTGTCCACCTTGTAATGCCTTGCTTCCTTTTGGCCAAAATGGTTCCTGACAGGATCCTGAGTGTGAATGCCAGCATCGACACTATTGGAGATATTCTGCTAAAAATCATACCGACTCTAGAGGAGGTAAGACCATGTTAATTTCTGTGTTTATTATGTGTACGTGAACAGTGGACAGTCCAGGATGATTGATGACATTACCTTTTGAAATATGTTGCCTGTTGGAATtaatagaatagaaaaaaatgcattatgtAGAAAAAAACGCATTATGCAGAATTTGAAGTTCAACTTAAAATAGATACTAATAGACGAGGTACCCTGTGAAGCACAAGAACACGTGAGCAAGCAGGTGGCACAATACACATCTTTCCTTTGGCTATGCACTATTCCGCTTGGGACAGTTGGTGGCAACAAACGTAGCAATGTGCCAACAAATGAAGTAAAGACTGCTAGCTTAAAAACagtatacaaaaatatttaaaaaaaagctgattCTTTGCaaatattttgagaaatgtACATCATTTAACCCATTTCTTGGACCTCAAGGATACACACAGTGTGTTTTTGGTGAGTAACACTGGttgtaatatgttttatttgtgctttatttcatttattactGCTCTTTGGAGCGCCTGGCTAATGCAACAAATTGGCTACACTCAggcttgcttttcccattggGCACTGCGGATTGACTTGCTACACATGACATTGATGCACAAAATAACCAAACCCGGCTGAGCTTTACACAACAAAACTGCCTTTAACTGCCTGTTGGTTTGGGTACAACAACCATAACGACGCACAGGTCCAACCGTTATGTCGCAAAACGGCGGTAAAATTCCcaattgagacgcatattctgaATGTATaaaaagaatgcttctaaaacccaaataatacTAACGTATCCCATTTGTCTTAATCAAAAAATGCTTGATGCATAAATAGGCCTTATTCTGAATATCCAAATGGAATAGGGCTGACCCCGAATAGTTGAATATTTGATTGCAAATCTCGCAGTCGAATCTTTGCAGAGGCGTCATGAAATGAGGATCATGTCATTTTGGCTATATGGGTGTGTTCAATATTGGATCTTAATTAACCGGATAACTACCTGTTTTCTCCCAATAAGCTAATATTATGATATATAAATATCAACATATAgtgctgtaaataaaaatgtgcaaagaaaGAAGCTTTTAATAAATCTAGTGGAATATGAGTGTGTATGTAAACGTACTCACTGGCAACCCATAGTAATATTAATCTACTACCATATTTAGCAGTTGGCACACATTGCCTCAGATGTGTCCAAACATCAAAGTGAAAGATTACAAATCTATTGCTCCACGTTTTGTGCGCTGCATAATACATTATGCATCTAAGTTTGACTTTGTGTACATTGGTcttgaatatatttttaaatgacgtTCCTACCATAGCTACCACCTTTTGTGAAgctcagtttttttgttttgtttttcttttgtctcaACTGTCACGGAAATGGAATTCAGTGTTATTTTTGAGGTTGTTTTTGGTGATTTTCTAACCACTTGGTCGAATCTTGGTGAGCTCAGTCTTTGCCACTGTTCTTCTATCTAgcaattttttttctgcaaatgcTGTCATGACTGACCGTTTGTCTTGTCGTATAGTAATTCTTTATACTGATGCAACAACAATTTGAGTGCCAATTAGTCTTTGTTAGTCTGCCATTTATCCAGGGCTGCTTTAAAAGCATTGTCTTCTAAATCTGACACATGCTGCTTATATTACTACTATTTAATGTTAGAAGATGTTATAAAACAAGACCACATCGATTCAAGCAGCTTGCATCAGGCAGAGGTGTCGTGCTAATCCTGAACAAATATGGGTATTGATAAATCCCAATATTTTTGGTGTATATatggtttgttttaattttcctTAATCAAACTTGCACTGGTTAAAATGTTTATCTGTTTGTGTTGGTCCATACGTTTGTTCAGTTTTAAATTTCATTATTTCAGgaaagttaaacaaaaaaatgctaCTGTTACAGAACAAAATCGATGTTTGTTTTAACAGCACATAACATAAGCTTGTTATGAATTTCCAAATTGCATCTGTGATCCTGAATATATCccttgtacagacattcatctTTCTGTTAATGGATTATTTAAAACTTAAAGCCCACTACATGTTACATTTGTGGCCATTATTTTCTTTCACATTTCCAACATAGAGTATCTAGTTGCAGAAATGTGTTATCAATGCTGGAAAGAGTTTCAGGCCCTGATGACATCCCTGATCTTGCTTTGTGTTTCTGTAGTACCAGCATTACAGTGGGATTGATTTTGACTCTGAGCTTCGTCTGCTGATCCATCAGAGCTTGGCAGGTGGCATCATCGGAGTAAAAGGTGCCAAGATAAAGGAGTTGAGAGAGGTAGGACAGAGTCCAGATTAGCAAGAGCCTCGCCATGATGCTCTGCACTAACAGTTGGCCTGGAGATGAATTATTAAAATCATACATgttacttgtattttgtgagtTGCACTACCAACAATGACATAACAAACCTCTATGAAAAGAGAACTTTTTTTGCTGGTGTAATGGGCTAGTTTAGTAGCAAAGCAATCAAAATGAATTTTATTGTCTGGATACAAGtcttacattttaatgtttgtaTGCACTAGAACACCCAGACCACCATCAAGCTGTTCCAGGAGTGCTGTCCACACTCCACTGACCGAGTCGTCTTGGTGGGAGGAAAGCCAGAACGGGTCATTGAATGTATAAAAGTTATCCTGGAGCTGGTGTCAGAGGTCAGTTTACGTCTCTGAGATCTGTTGAAAGCCTCAACATACTTTATATAGTCATGTGTTTCATGTCATGCAGATGTAAGGATAGTTATGACTAGAGGCTGAATTCCATAATTTTAACTTGATATATCGTTACTGAAaccttagtctatatccacgaccttccgcTTCCGGGATTGCCCCGttgcctctagctcacccagtaagagcgttcaccccatgttggctgagtcctgcagcggcgcagggttcgaatccgacctgctgccctttgcatctatctccccctttctggtcCATCCCCTgtcaataaagggaaaagcccccaaaaaaaaccaaaaaacaaacGTACAcctttcaccaaaacaagttccttccagagactgtTTTCCAGCGTCACCGGGGCTCCGTGCAGCGCTTGGCGCAGCCAAtgacgattatgattggtttaaagaaatgtcaataaaccagagcacgtttttctcccatcccggaatgctgtgatgactagccagaccctcctccgcaacgttgtggaggaaggtctggcaaagcgagactactgaAACCTCAACAGCTTTAAAGACAGTattattgtctgtgtgttttacagCTAATTTCAACAGTTATTTCTGAACAGAGCAGACTCTGACAGGCTTATTAATCTCCTTTGCCTTCATTTTGCAGGCGCCAATCAAAGGTCGTGCCCAGCCTTATGACCCTAATTTCTACGATGAGACGTACGACTACGGCGGTTTCACTATGTTATTTGAGGAGAGAGGCAGACGACCCATTGGTGGCTTCCCCATTCGTGTGCGTGGGGGCTTTGAGCGCATGCCCCCGGTTCGTGGCAACAGACCTATACCTCCCTCCAGAAGGGACTACGATGACATAAGCCCCCGTCGGGGTCCGCCACCTCCGCTGAGCAGAGGTGGACGAGGGGGCAGCCGAGCACGTAATCTGCCTCTTCCCCCGCCACCACCGCCAAGAGGAGGGTGAGGAGGGGCTCTTTTACTGTGGATGCTTTGGTGTGTTTGGTTCATTAAAATGAACTCTGGTGCATTTGCCCTAGTGGTTTGGTTCATAGTGACCATACAGTTACATTAAGGTACAAAATGCCTTTTTTCCCATTTGTCATTTATTATATACACCCAGCTCACgagacacgagattgggttcacacTATTGAGATTacaagattttaacactattttaaaggAAACTTCGATGAGGAaataagactgtaaaaatagtcctttattcaatcgaaagttacaaaatgaaaaacgagcactgaaaggttttgccacaaactcaatgactggcttctctcctgtataactaacCGTTGCACCGTTACTTATTCCATATGTACGGTGGAGAAAGAGTCTCTTCAcccagagaaccaaggttacaacataACTGTTTTCTGGCAGTAGTTGAGACCAGTTGTTTGTACTTGAAgttgtcattgtacagtagacaGAAATAAAGCTTGTTTCACAGTGAATacattctaaagcacaaataaattacCATCAGACACTCAACAGATGCTATTTTTGAGGTCAGACTCATCCGTCAtgctggctgctgctctgcacttgtgTACTGATATCGCGAGACACTTtttacctcgacgagaaatcttgtCATGTTTTAATCTTGCGAGCTCTTGTGGGACGAGATTTTGTCACACCTCTAGTCTCGACTTATAATGCTcatacagggctccagactgggACCAAATGCGgttgcggtgctgttgacgttacacttcctcggagacgagcagccaggcacaacagtggtttctatgccctagtgaatgactgacaggctgaggttgtaaggcaaggcaactttatttgtacagcacctttcagcaacaaggcaattcaaagtgctttacatgaatcattaaagagcaattaaaaacggtcatgatgaaaataaaacgggcttaaaaaaaaaaaaaaaaatatatatatatatatatataaataaatttttttttttttttttttactgtcatgacagcgatggggTTGTCAGTTCACCTTATaggttgcatcttcaaaagtgacactgaatttaaaacagcacattgtaatttctgcatctattatcaaagtatttattagtaaaaaAAGTTAGTCGGGAGCCCTGTCATAATAAATTGTTTTGTCGTGAGCTCCTTGTGACACTCCTCCAAAGGTGCATGCGTgattttctttcagttaccAACATTTGATTTCCCCACCTTGATCCATATAGCGATGATGATGCAGAACTGTCCAATCAATGAGTTACCGGTCAGTCTATATGACTTCATGCCCACAGCTCTTGGTTGGTTTGTAAAACTTCAGTGAATATGAACAGGACCAGAACTAAAAGGCAACAATTAATCATTTTTTCCTTGGTCCAGACCAAATGAAccaaactacaggtgtgaaagcacTCTTGGATACACAATTGTTTAGATACAGTTAgtgatttatattttatttttccaacaCACTTTCCTTGTCTGTCATTGTTTGCAGGGGAGACAGGTTCTCACATGGCAGCTATCATGGCGGCATGGACGACAGACCAAGGTGAATACGGAGCAGGATTGTCAATAATTTAATTTCTCTCAAAAGCAGAGCGACTGATATCAGAGTAAGTTGCTCAGTAGCAGAATGTCAACCCACCAGCCCTGATTCAGAGTCTGATCACAGGTCATCTGTAGAGTCTGCATGTCCTTTCACACTCAAAGCTTTCTAAATACCAATCTTAATAGCGCTGACCTGCTTGATACTGTAGTGTTAAAGTGTCCTCTAGAGTAGAGAAACCATATTAATGCATACCTTTTTGTCTGTAGTGACAGAAGAGGCCGAGGAGGAGACCGTTATGACAGCATGGTGAGTGCCGTCTGTGTTTTCAGGTGCTGCTGTAATGCTAGGCTGTATGTTTGTAGCTTTCCTACTTGTGTTTAGTAGTTTGTGAATTATGTTTCAGACAGGGGGGTCCTTTTTCTGATTGTAGTACAAGCACGGAGCCATGGCCACTGGGCTGCTTTTTCACTGTGAATGCACACTGATCGAGGCCTGTTGTTGCCTGGCAACAGTTGTCTCCGTGGTTACCACAGAGCAGCTGAGTACGTAGTCCAGAGATCCACCAGGCTAGCAAATGAACTTGAGCTGAAACCAAAGCAATTCCTGAACAGGCTTCCTTCAGTTCTTAGCTGCAAGCAAATACTTTCAATAAGAAGGTAAAGAATACATTTGATCAAATAAACACCAGTAGATGTCAATTAATTCTTGGGATTTAAGGACAAACATGGTGTGCTTTGAGACCAGCATAGTATTTAACATGTATCTTTTGCTTTTAAAGCACTCAGATATTTCTCATCAAAATGCAAATGAATTTTAGTGAAAATACCTAAATACAATTAGGCGATAGCCTAGATAATAAAATAAGCTTATCACTTTTACTCCTCTAAAAGCTTTATGAAGACAACATCTGGTTAATAATCTTTCGcaaattgttttgtgtttttattcatttaggGTGTGACCTTGCTCTAATTTTCTCTGCTTTATTATCAAATTGAATAGTCGATGGCTTTATGGGGTTAAGGCAAACTCTTACTGTGCATTTAAATGTCCTAAATATGAGCAATTCATTCTTGGGTTAAATTATCGTGGTTCACTAGCATGAGCCATGTTTATAAAGAAAAAGGTATATCCcggatttttttctccttttgctCTAAAAAGCTCAAGTAGAAAATCAGTTTTAGTATTTTGATTCCATACTCCAGTTAATAGTTCTCTTGCAGGtattaaaatgtgtcatttttccATCATTAAAACACAAACGTTGTATGtttacctttattttttttccctcttaaaTCGATCCTGAAATGCAGAGTGGAGGTGGATATGGTgagtgttattttttatttcatcaaaagagaatcatgtcttttttttttttttttttttttttttttttttcaacttaggTCTTATAATAATAGTTTCAGCCACCATTCATttctagggttgggcatcatttggatttgaacaattctgattacgattcttcctttcgattccagTTCTTATTGATTCTCGATTTCGATTATTTGAGGGGGTGGAgttgggctttttcaatgt contains:
- the hnrpkl gene encoding heterogeneous nuclear ribonucleoprotein K, like isoform X3: MEVKLEQQDEDITFSNTDTNGKRPAEDMEEEQAFKRSRNADEMVELRVLLQSKNAGAVIGKGGKNIKALRTDYNASVSVPDSSGPERILSVNASIDTIGDILLKIIPTLEEYQHYSGIDFDSELRLLIHQSLAGGIIGVKGAKIKELRENTQTTIKLFQECCPHSTDRVVLVGGKPERVIECIKVILELVSEAPIKGRAQPYDPNFYDETYDYGGFTMLFEERGRRPIGGFPIRVRGGFERMPPVRGNRPIPPSRRDYDDISPRRGPPPPLSRGGRGGSRARNLPLPPPPPPRGGGDRFSHGSYHGGMDDRPSDRRGRGGDRYDSMSGGGYDNNSSWEHFQSGGRGSYSDIGGPVITTQVTIPKDLAGSIIGKGGQRIKQIRHESGASIKIDEPLEGSEDRIITITGTQDQIQNAQYLLQNSVRQYSGRFF
- the hnrpkl gene encoding heterogeneous nuclear ribonucleoprotein K, like isoform X1, with product MLKTCKRFWTRKQWSTAVNVALLQVCFSSCYTLLPRSRVRSLFAFHCSCKTMEVKLEQQDEDITFSNTDTNGKRPAEDMEEEQAFKRSRNADEMVELRVLLQSKNAGAVIGKGGKNIKALRTDYNASVSVPDSSGPERILSVNASIDTIGDILLKIIPTLEEYQHYSGIDFDSELRLLIHQSLAGGIIGVKGAKIKELRENTQTTIKLFQECCPHSTDRVVLVGGKPERVIECIKVILELVSEAPIKGRAQPYDPNFYDETYDYGGFTMLFEERGRRPIGGFPIRVRGGFERMPPVRGNRPIPPSRRDYDDISPRRGPPPPLSRGGRGGSRARNLPLPPPPPPRGGGDRFSHGSYHGGMDDRPSDRRGRGGDRYDSMSGGGYDNNSSWEHFQSGGRGSYSDIGGPVITTQVTIPKDLAGSIIGKGGQRIKQIRHESGASIKIDEPLEGSEDRIITITGTQDQIQNAQYLLQNSVRQYSGRFF
- the hnrpkl gene encoding heterogeneous nuclear ribonucleoprotein K, like isoform X2; its protein translation is MLKTCKRFWTRKQWSTAVNVALLQVCFSSCYTLLPRSRVRSLFAFHCSCKTMEVKLEQQDEDITFSNTDTNGKRPAEDMEEEQAFKRSRNADEMVELRVLLQSKNAGAVIGKGGKNIKALRTDYNASVSVPDSSGPERILSVNASIDTIGDILLKIIPTLEEYQHYSGIDFDSELRLLIHQSLAGGIIGVKGAKIKELRENTQTTIKLFQECCPHSTDRVVLVGGKPERVIECIKVILELVSEAPIKGRAQPYDPNFYDETYDYGGFTMLFEERGRRPIGGFPIRVRGGFERMPPVRGNRPIPPSRRDYDDISPRRGPPPPLSRGGRGGSRARNLPLPPPPPPRGGGDRFSHGSYHGGMDDRPSDRRGRGGDRYDSMSGGGYGGRGSYSDIGGPVITTQVTIPKDLAGSIIGKGGQRIKQIRHESGASIKIDEPLEGSEDRIITITGTQDQIQNAQYLLQNSVRQYSGRFF